The following are encoded together in the Vibrio zhugei genome:
- the smrA gene encoding DNA endonuclease SmrA, whose amino-acid sequence MAEDDFQLFQQMMQDVKPLTHDTVTCQTQHQITQAHQARQLAATRFTEQDSDYLSLDSAPMLKPEAMLSFKRNGVQEGVFRKLRLGKYAIQARLDLHRRTLSQAREEILTFVKQCLRMELRTVIIVHGKGQRADPPALIKSYVAHWLPQIAEVQCMHSTQHYHGGTGAVYVLLKKTPQQKLENKERHQKRLG is encoded by the coding sequence ATGGCTGAAGACGATTTTCAACTGTTCCAACAAATGATGCAAGATGTGAAACCCTTGACCCACGACACCGTCACCTGCCAAACGCAACATCAAATCACGCAGGCTCACCAAGCTCGTCAACTCGCGGCGACGCGTTTCACCGAACAGGACTCAGACTATTTATCATTAGACTCCGCTCCCATGCTCAAACCGGAAGCCATGCTGAGTTTCAAACGTAATGGTGTTCAAGAAGGTGTGTTCCGTAAACTGCGCTTAGGCAAATACGCTATTCAAGCACGCCTTGATTTACATCGACGTACGTTGTCACAAGCCAGAGAAGAGATCCTCACCTTTGTTAAGCAATGCCTACGTATGGAACTACGTACCGTTATCATCGTGCATGGTAAAGGGCAACGCGCTGACCCTCCCGCGCTGATCAAAAGCTATGTCGCCCATTGGTTACCACAGATTGCAGAGGTACAATGCATGCATAGCACGCAACATTATCACGGTGGGACGGGCGCCGTTTATGTCTTGTTGAAAAAGACACCGCAGCAGAAATTAGAAAACAAAGAGCGTCATCAAAAACGGCTTGGTTAA
- a CDS encoding TraB/GumN family protein, which yields MRLTFPIGLVASILTAFSFTSKAEPLYWHLTKGERNIYVIGSVHVGTQSMYPLPHAITQALEHSDGLIVETDIRQTKGIHYPKQNVKTEEVLDSQQLKTLNKVTEQLGVNNQQYRNMSPWAAALSIQQLTMQQLGYDATQGVDSYLLSQATQQHIPVLGLESLQSQINLLTQQADQGKALLLSAITDWKKNRRVMQCLIKSWTSGDEKHLWTFAQSDPLSKSMQTELVEKRNAAWVKTLSTDDFYPKPQGTYVMVVGVLHLIGPNNVLNQLESRGFHVERLNKTTRVGCQF from the coding sequence ATGCGCTTAACCTTTCCGATTGGCTTAGTCGCCAGTATATTGACTGCCTTCTCTTTTACATCCAAAGCCGAACCGCTGTATTGGCATTTAACCAAGGGCGAACGAAATATCTATGTCATTGGCTCCGTTCATGTCGGCACTCAATCGATGTACCCACTGCCACATGCGATTACGCAAGCGCTTGAGCACAGTGATGGATTGATCGTCGAAACCGACATTCGCCAAACCAAGGGGATTCACTATCCCAAACAAAACGTAAAAACCGAAGAGGTGCTTGATAGCCAACAACTCAAAACTCTCAATAAAGTCACAGAGCAACTTGGCGTCAATAACCAGCAATATCGCAACATGTCTCCATGGGCTGCCGCGCTCTCCATTCAACAGTTAACCATGCAGCAACTCGGTTATGATGCAACACAAGGCGTCGATAGTTATTTACTCTCTCAAGCAACGCAACAACATATCCCCGTGCTCGGTTTAGAATCCTTACAATCGCAAATTAATTTGTTAACTCAGCAAGCCGATCAAGGCAAAGCTTTATTACTGTCTGCGATCACTGACTGGAAAAAAAACCGCCGAGTCATGCAATGCTTAATTAAAAGCTGGACCTCCGGGGATGAGAAGCACTTGTGGACGTTTGCCCAGAGCGATCCTTTATCCAAAAGTATGCAAACGGAGCTAGTAGAAAAGCGAAATGCAGCGTGGGTAAAAACATTAAGCACAGACGATTTTTATCCAAAACCGCAAGGGACTTATGTCATGGTCGTCGGAGTCTTACACCTGATTGGTCCAAACAATGTACTCAATCAATTGGAAAGTCGGGGATTTCACGTTGAGCGGCTCAACAAAACGACGCGAGTGGGATGTCAATTTTAA
- a CDS encoding flagella assembly protein FlgT yields MKKRLSLLLSMALAMTVTTPAVAAWYEVTGTAPMVSSIEDARTNAIKDALYRAVNFAGGDLGNIPNISKLITNNRNQYQFANNEIRYMSIDKVDTHRGNIRVNVRIDIYPEASTCHTQQYKKTLLFTHIKVDSPQQAVMGSIYDVGKNFTKVFSRQVELDSHSFVSLGATQYDVNAHTPERVKMIAEDTGAQYIVTGDITDLSATYLKYGDSNMSINREFAMKIQVFDGKTGVRVMDNNYRDAALWPFARTSQVDTSTARFWESSYGHMLRQISRDAMLDLENELACKMTLPEVVARFGNTVTLNLGRIHGVQPGDKLQLWHTGSFIDQRGIARTKVTRSEISLTVSRVYENDAEATINQADLAASVQIGDVMNKPLPNTYN; encoded by the coding sequence ATGAAAAAACGACTCTCTTTGCTTCTATCCATGGCTTTAGCCATGACCGTCACGACCCCAGCGGTTGCCGCTTGGTATGAAGTCACTGGCACGGCTCCGATGGTTTCTTCGATTGAAGATGCGCGTACTAATGCCATTAAAGATGCCCTATATCGTGCCGTGAACTTTGCCGGTGGAGACTTAGGTAACATACCTAATATCAGCAAGTTAATAACAAACAACCGCAATCAATATCAGTTTGCTAATAATGAAATACGCTATATGAGCATCGATAAAGTCGACACTCACCGTGGCAACATTCGGGTGAATGTCCGTATTGATATTTACCCGGAGGCAAGCACTTGCCATACCCAGCAGTACAAAAAAACCTTGCTGTTTACGCATATAAAAGTGGACTCACCACAACAAGCGGTCATGGGCAGTATTTACGATGTTGGAAAAAACTTTACTAAAGTATTCAGCCGCCAAGTTGAATTGGATTCACACAGCTTCGTTTCGCTTGGTGCGACCCAATATGATGTCAACGCTCATACCCCAGAGCGAGTCAAAATGATCGCCGAAGATACTGGGGCGCAGTATATTGTGACTGGTGATATCACAGACCTCAGCGCGACCTATCTAAAATATGGGGATTCGAATATGAGCATTAATCGAGAATTTGCCATGAAAATACAAGTCTTCGATGGAAAAACAGGGGTGCGAGTAATGGACAACAATTATCGTGATGCGGCACTTTGGCCTTTCGCCCGTACCAGCCAAGTGGATACGTCCACCGCTCGCTTCTGGGAATCAAGCTATGGACATATGCTGCGCCAAATCAGTCGTGATGCAATGCTGGATCTCGAAAATGAATTAGCCTGTAAGATGACCTTGCCAGAAGTGGTCGCTCGTTTTGGCAATACCGTGACGCTAAACCTTGGGCGCATTCATGGTGTTCAACCCGGGGATAAACTGCAACTTTGGCATACAGGTTCGTTCATCGATCAACGTGGCATCGCTCGCACCAAAGTCACGCGCAGTGAGATCTCACTCACGGTATCAAGGGTGTATGAAAATGACGCTGAAGCGACGATCAATCAAGCCGATTTAGCCGCAAGCGTACAAATTGGTGATGTCATGAATAAGCCACTGCCCAACACCTATAACTAA
- a CDS encoding Fe3+-citrate ABC transporter substrate-binding protein: protein MKKSNLETNTGHRFISKAKTAYKIHIHTPDDNVLHRSVGFVRIGEKRGLQKAIKLRNELGSEMWGKHWRRILKDPYLMTRLPHSLEPKIIYKPRPTLDNPDCRDACYIAAWRHYDDQGKCTFKSVVCSINKHGKLAAYSKTKKALLDAHKEYLDILVYMGRLNSIDLK, encoded by the coding sequence ATGAAGAAAAGTAATTTGGAGACCAATACCGGTCATCGATTCATCTCGAAAGCAAAAACCGCCTATAAAATTCATATTCATACTCCGGATGATAATGTATTACATCGCTCGGTTGGCTTTGTGCGCATTGGTGAAAAGCGTGGTTTACAGAAGGCAATAAAACTGCGGAATGAACTGGGTTCAGAGATGTGGGGCAAACATTGGCGAAGGATTTTAAAAGATCCGTATCTCATGACCCGCCTTCCTCATAGCTTAGAACCTAAAATCATTTACAAGCCTCGACCCACACTTGATAACCCTGACTGTCGTGATGCCTGCTACATCGCAGCATGGCGCCACTACGATGACCAAGGTAAATGTACGTTTAAAAGTGTCGTGTGTTCGATTAATAAACACGGCAAGTTAGCGGCGTATAGCAAAACAAAGAAAGCATTATTGGATGCACATAAAGAGTATCTAGATATTCTGGTGTACATGGGACGCCTCAACAGTATCGATCTCAAATAA
- the purM gene encoding phosphoribosylformylglycinamidine cyclo-ligase, producing MSGNNTSLSYKDAGVDIDAGNALVDRIKGAVKRTRRPEVMGGIGGFGALCELPTKYKHPVLVSGTDGVGTKLRLALDLKKHDTIGIDLVAMCVNDLIVQGGEPLFFLDYYATGKLDVDTAADVVTGIAEGCLQAGCSLIGGETAEMPGMYEGEDYDVAGFCVGVVEKDNIIDGTKVAADDALIAVGSSGPHSNGYSLIRKILDVSNADKNELLQGKTIGEHLLEPTKIYIKSALNLIEAHDIHAISHITGGGFWENIPRVLPEGTKAVIDGSSWQWPPIFDWLQEKGNVTQHEMYRTFNCGVGLIIALPADQASDAVNLLQKEGETAWVIGTIANSNANEAQVEIQ from the coding sequence GTGAGCGGTAACAACACTTCTCTTAGCTACAAAGATGCTGGTGTCGATATTGACGCTGGTAATGCGCTTGTTGATCGTATTAAAGGTGCAGTAAAACGTACTCGTCGTCCCGAAGTCATGGGTGGCATCGGCGGGTTTGGTGCTCTGTGTGAATTACCGACCAAATACAAACATCCCGTCCTAGTCTCCGGTACCGATGGTGTGGGGACCAAACTGCGTCTAGCGTTAGACCTGAAAAAACACGATACCATCGGTATTGATCTCGTTGCGATGTGCGTGAACGATCTCATTGTTCAAGGTGGCGAGCCCCTCTTCTTCCTCGATTACTACGCCACTGGAAAATTAGATGTGGATACTGCCGCCGATGTCGTTACTGGTATCGCGGAAGGCTGCCTGCAAGCTGGTTGTTCGCTTATTGGTGGCGAAACCGCAGAAATGCCTGGCATGTACGAAGGCGAAGACTATGATGTGGCTGGTTTCTGTGTCGGTGTGGTTGAAAAAGACAACATCATTGACGGAACAAAAGTAGCCGCAGACGATGCCCTCATCGCGGTAGGTTCAAGTGGCCCTCACTCAAATGGTTACTCGTTGATCCGTAAAATTTTGGACGTTTCTAACGCGGATAAAAATGAATTACTGCAAGGCAAAACCATTGGCGAACATTTACTTGAGCCGACAAAAATCTACATCAAATCCGCACTGAATTTGATTGAAGCTCATGATATTCATGCCATTTCTCATATTACTGGCGGTGGGTTCTGGGAAAATATTCCTCGCGTTCTCCCTGAAGGAACAAAAGCGGTGATTGATGGCAGTAGCTGGCAATGGCCACCTATCTTTGATTGGCTACAAGAAAAAGGCAACGTTACCCAGCATGAAATGTACCGTACTTTTAACTGTGGTGTGGGCTTAATTATTGCGCTGCCAGCCGATCAAGCCAGCGATGCAGTAAATCTTTTACAAAAAGAGGGTGAAACTGCTTGGGTTATCGGTACAATTGCCAACTCAAATGCGAATGAAGCTCAAGTCGAGATACAATAA
- the purN gene encoding phosphoribosylglycinamide formyltransferase has product MKSVVVLISGNGSNLQAIIDACDSSIKDGKVTAVFSNKATAYGLERAKKADAKPVFIDPTDFESRTAYDVELMRQIDTFTPDLVVLAGFMRILSDGFVRHFKGRMINIHPSLLPKYPGLNTYQRAILAGDEEHGTSVHFVTEQLDGGPVILQAKVPIFDGDSIETLTERVQTQEHRIYPLVVQWFVEERLTMQDGKAYLDGELLGMHGYADE; this is encoded by the coding sequence ATGAAAAGTGTAGTTGTTTTAATTTCAGGAAATGGTTCGAATTTACAAGCGATTATTGATGCTTGTGACTCCAGCATTAAAGACGGTAAAGTAACAGCTGTTTTTTCAAATAAAGCAACAGCTTATGGTTTAGAACGTGCAAAAAAAGCCGATGCTAAACCCGTATTTATTGATCCTACCGATTTCGAAAGCCGCACGGCTTATGACGTAGAATTAATGCGCCAAATCGATACATTTACCCCAGATCTTGTCGTGTTAGCTGGATTTATGCGTATCCTAAGTGATGGTTTTGTCCGTCACTTCAAAGGCAGAATGATTAATATTCATCCATCGTTATTACCGAAATACCCAGGACTGAACACCTATCAACGGGCTATTTTAGCCGGTGATGAAGAGCACGGAACCAGTGTGCACTTCGTGACTGAACAATTAGACGGTGGACCTGTTATTTTGCAAGCGAAAGTGCCCATTTTTGATGGCGATTCGATTGAAACGCTCACAGAGCGAGTTCAGACGCAAGAACATCGCATCTACCCTCTTGTGGTGCAATGGTTCGTTGAAGAGCGTTTGACGATGCAAGATGGCAAAGCCTATTTAGACGGTGAACTGCTCGGGATGCACGGTTACGCGGACGAATAA
- a CDS encoding class II glutamine amidotransferase, with amino-acid sequence MCELLGMSANVPTDICFSFTGLVQRGGRTGPHRDGWGIVFYEGRGFRTFKDPDPSYESPIARLVQEYPIKSQAVISHIRQANRGKISLENTHPFTRELWGNYWTFAHNGQLTDYTSLPVGSRRPVGETDSEYAFCWLLNAMETRFPTPPENKLEVLRYVATLCDELRQKGVFNMLLSDGEYVMAYCTNHLYRITRKAPFGHATLIDEEVEVNFQEETTPTDVVSVIATQPLTLNESWLRMKPGEYGVFYLGEQVDTNAHELTDVPFAEKKPGNQAPSQPL; translated from the coding sequence GTGTGTGAATTGCTGGGCATGAGCGCAAACGTGCCGACAGATATTTGTTTTAGCTTTACTGGTTTAGTGCAACGCGGTGGTCGTACAGGCCCTCACAGAGATGGGTGGGGCATTGTTTTTTATGAAGGCCGTGGCTTTCGAACCTTTAAAGATCCCGATCCTAGCTATGAATCTCCTATCGCACGCTTAGTGCAAGAGTATCCGATCAAAAGCCAAGCCGTGATTAGTCATATTCGTCAAGCGAATCGCGGTAAAATCAGTTTAGAAAATACCCATCCATTCACACGCGAGCTTTGGGGCAATTATTGGACTTTTGCTCATAATGGACAATTGACCGATTATACAAGCTTGCCCGTTGGCTCACGTCGCCCAGTCGGAGAGACCGACAGCGAGTATGCGTTTTGCTGGCTGCTTAATGCCATGGAAACGCGTTTTCCGACGCCTCCCGAGAACAAGTTAGAAGTCTTACGTTATGTCGCAACCCTGTGTGATGAATTGAGACAGAAGGGCGTATTTAATATGCTATTGTCTGACGGCGAGTATGTGATGGCCTATTGCACCAACCACCTGTATCGAATTACACGTAAAGCGCCATTTGGTCATGCGACGTTGATTGATGAAGAAGTGGAAGTGAACTTTCAAGAAGAAACAACCCCAACGGATGTCGTGTCAGTGATTGCGACTCAGCCACTAACGCTGAATGAATCTTGGTTAAGAATGAAACCTGGCGAGTATGGGGTGTTCTATTTAGGTGAACAAGTGGATACCAATGCTCACGAGTTAACGGATGTCCCATTTGCAGAGAAGAAACCCGGCAACCAAGCACCAAGCCAACCGCTGTAG
- the gltX gene encoding glutamate--tRNA ligase — protein sequence MTVKTRFAPSPTGYLHVGGARTALYSWLYAKNQGGEFVLRIEDTDVERSTQEAVDAILEGMTWMGLDWDEGPYYQTHRYERYNEAVEQLLAQDKAYKCYASKELLDEIRAEQEANKEMARYDANHPKIKAVNEAAKEGDPCVVRFRNPKEGSVVFDDQIRGRIEISNSQLDDLIIRRTDGSPTYNFCVVVDDWDMGITHVIRGEDHINNTPRQINIYEALGAPVPTFAHCAMILGDDGAKLSKRHGAVSVMQYRDQGYLPEALMNYLVRLGWGHGDQEIFTPEEMIKFFDLHDISKSASAFNTDKLQWLNNHYIKTLDADYVAKHLEWHFNDQGINKDTGPAMAEVVKLVGERTHTLVELAQQSRYFYEDFTEFDEKAAKKHLRGVAKAPLELALSKIEALSESEWTTENLHQVIEAVCTELEVGMGKVGMPLRVAATGAGQSPSVDAVMHLIGQERMIQRIKLALDYIAQREANAQ from the coding sequence ATGACGGTTAAAACTCGTTTTGCTCCTAGCCCAACAGGCTATCTTCACGTTGGCGGTGCTCGTACCGCGCTGTATTCTTGGTTATATGCGAAAAACCAAGGTGGTGAATTCGTATTGCGTATTGAAGACACTGATGTTGAACGTTCAACGCAAGAAGCGGTTGATGCCATTCTCGAAGGCATGACGTGGATGGGGTTAGATTGGGATGAAGGACCTTATTATCAAACTCATCGTTATGAGCGTTATAACGAAGCAGTAGAGCAGCTTTTAGCGCAAGATAAAGCCTATAAATGCTACGCATCGAAAGAGCTTCTGGATGAAATTCGCGCTGAGCAAGAAGCCAATAAAGAAATGGCGCGCTACGATGCGAATCATCCAAAAATTAAAGCGGTGAATGAAGCGGCTAAAGAAGGCGACCCATGCGTCGTGCGCTTCCGTAACCCGAAAGAAGGCAGTGTCGTCTTTGACGACCAAATTCGAGGCCGCATCGAAATCAGTAATAGCCAGTTGGACGATCTGATTATTCGTCGTACCGACGGCTCTCCAACGTACAACTTTTGTGTGGTTGTCGATGACTGGGATATGGGCATTACTCATGTGATTCGTGGTGAAGATCATATCAATAATACCCCGCGTCAAATTAACATTTATGAAGCGTTGGGCGCGCCAGTGCCTACATTCGCACACTGTGCGATGATTCTTGGTGATGATGGGGCAAAATTATCAAAACGACATGGCGCGGTCTCGGTAATGCAATACCGTGATCAAGGTTACTTACCTGAAGCGTTAATGAATTACTTAGTTCGTTTAGGTTGGGGCCACGGTGACCAAGAGATCTTTACGCCTGAAGAAATGATAAAATTCTTTGATTTACATGATATTTCTAAATCGGCGTCTGCTTTCAATACAGACAAGCTGCAATGGTTGAATAACCATTACATCAAAACATTGGATGCCGATTATGTGGCGAAACACTTAGAGTGGCATTTTAACGATCAAGGCATCAATAAAGATACCGGTCCAGCCATGGCTGAGGTGGTAAAACTGGTGGGTGAACGTACTCATACTCTGGTTGAACTTGCCCAGCAATCGCGTTACTTCTACGAAGATTTTACTGAATTCGACGAAAAAGCAGCGAAAAAACACCTACGTGGTGTCGCTAAGGCGCCGCTTGAATTAGCACTTAGTAAGATTGAAGCGCTCAGTGAGAGCGAATGGACGACGGAAAACTTGCATCAAGTGATTGAAGCGGTTTGTACGGAACTTGAGGTTGGTATGGGCAAAGTTGGTATGCCACTACGTGTTGCAGCAACGGGCGCAGGCCAATCGCCATCGGTTGACGCGGTTATGCATTTAATTGGTCAAGAACGCATGATCCAACGCATTAAACTGGCATTGGATTACATTGCTCAGCGCGAAGCAAACGCACAGTAA
- the upp gene encoding uracil phosphoribosyltransferase, which yields MKVVEVKHPLVKHKLGLMREGQISTKRFRELATEVGSLLTYEATSDFETEKVTIEGWMGPVEIDQIKGKKVTVVPILRAGLGMMDGVLEHIPSARISVVGVYRDETTLEPVPYFNKLASNIDERMALVVDPMLATGGSMIATIDLLKEQGCEHIKVLVLVAAPEGIAALEKAHPDVELYTAAIDEKLNEKGYIVPGLGDAGDKIFGTV from the coding sequence ATGAAAGTTGTTGAAGTGAAACACCCGCTGGTAAAACACAAACTGGGGTTGATGCGCGAAGGTCAAATCAGTACGAAACGTTTTCGTGAGTTAGCAACGGAAGTGGGTAGCCTTTTAACTTATGAAGCAACCTCTGACTTTGAAACCGAAAAAGTCACCATTGAAGGCTGGATGGGTCCAGTAGAGATCGATCAAATTAAAGGTAAGAAAGTGACCGTCGTGCCGATTTTGCGTGCTGGTCTTGGTATGATGGATGGCGTGTTAGAGCACATTCCGAGTGCACGTATCAGTGTTGTCGGTGTGTACCGTGACGAAACCACATTAGAGCCTGTGCCGTATTTTAATAAGTTAGCCTCTAACATCGATGAGCGTATGGCGTTAGTCGTTGACCCGATGCTAGCGACAGGTGGCTCAATGATCGCGACGATCGATTTGCTCAAAGAACAAGGTTGTGAGCACATTAAAGTATTAGTACTTGTTGCTGCACCTGAGGGCATTGCGGCTCTTGAAAAAGCGCATCCGGATGTGGAACTTTATACCGCTGCCATTGATGAAAAGCTCAATGAGAAAGGCTACATCGTACCTGGTCTTGGTGATGCTGGTGATAAGATTTTCGGCACAGTGTAA
- a CDS encoding heavy metal translocating P-type ATPase, with translation MRHYALALSGLHCMGCARKLERQLNRDIQDLVIHELSPTFIELDAEATFGDLLQSMNELGYSAGNDYTFSLKGLHCAGCVNTLTHYLEPDEDIANLSVTQETLSLSTPLSKSEIQAKVAEAGYQAVDEDTQEDSVSSTETHTHTTDARHGQQDVNNTPATKDQDSVSLMVEGMSCASCVSSVEKAMLSVSGVDRAQVNLAEQSALAIGQVEDIDALVNAIEQAGYHAHPVEDPADQQRQQQEQLLQTKRRHLRNAVLGLATGLPLMLWGVLGGDMSVTSDSQRLAWGVVGIVCFAVLATAGRHFYVNAWRSLAHKRATMDTLVALGTAVAWMYSMTVILIPNWFPLASRHVYFEASAMIIGLISLGHYIETKAKARTTHSLQALIKLQPHQATVIRDGKEDTISADQIQQGMKLRIKPGEKFPVDGEVVSGDSYVDEAMLTGEPMPVHKGQSDTVSAGTLNQDGTLVIEATNIGAHTLLSRIIRMVRQAQSSKPKIATLADQISAVFVPVVIAIAFLTALAWYVMGPEPTLSYMLVAATSVLIIACPCALGLATPLSITVGVGKAAELGMLIKDADALQTASQVSAVVFDKTGTLTQGQPCVQDATFVAAEKDVIGLAYGLEQHSEHPLAQAICQYAINQSVTPAEISDFNSQRGKGIAARYQGTTVSVGSIRYMRDLGVDLTDIESTLEHYQNNAWTPVLIAREQDILGCFAISDPLKDDAHATVQALNARGIHTVMLTGDNQNVAEAMASKLGVQQVIAGVLPDEKAQHIERLQQHYGIVAMVGDGMNDAPALAQADVSMAMASGSDIAIDTASITLLHSSPMTLVHSIDLSKATMQNIKQNLLGAFFYNTLGIPIAAGVLYPAFGFMLSPVVAGTAMALSSITVVTNANRLRWFTPKQ, from the coding sequence ATGCGACATTATGCACTGGCACTCAGCGGACTTCATTGCATGGGGTGTGCACGAAAATTAGAACGCCAGTTAAACCGTGATATTCAAGACCTAGTGATACATGAATTATCTCCAACCTTCATTGAATTAGACGCAGAAGCGACCTTTGGTGACCTGCTGCAAAGTATGAACGAACTGGGCTACTCCGCAGGTAATGACTACACCTTTTCTCTTAAAGGATTACACTGCGCAGGCTGTGTTAACACGCTCACACACTATCTTGAGCCAGATGAAGATATTGCCAATCTCTCGGTCACACAGGAAACACTGTCATTATCCACCCCTCTATCCAAATCTGAGATTCAGGCCAAAGTTGCCGAGGCAGGTTACCAAGCGGTGGATGAGGACACTCAAGAAGATAGCGTGTCATCTACCGAGACGCACACACACACCACCGATGCGCGTCACGGTCAGCAAGATGTGAACAATACACCAGCGACAAAAGATCAGGACAGTGTCTCTCTCATGGTCGAAGGCATGAGCTGTGCCAGTTGCGTGTCGTCCGTGGAAAAAGCGATGCTATCGGTATCAGGCGTCGACCGCGCACAAGTGAACTTAGCCGAGCAAAGTGCATTAGCGATTGGGCAGGTTGAGGATATCGATGCCTTAGTCAATGCGATTGAACAAGCCGGCTATCACGCCCACCCGGTCGAAGATCCAGCCGATCAGCAACGCCAACAACAAGAGCAACTGCTCCAAACGAAACGACGCCATTTACGTAATGCTGTTTTAGGTCTGGCTACAGGGTTGCCTCTGATGCTATGGGGCGTCTTGGGGGGCGATATGTCAGTCACTTCAGACTCTCAACGGCTCGCCTGGGGAGTCGTTGGCATTGTCTGCTTTGCCGTGCTCGCGACGGCAGGTCGTCACTTCTACGTCAATGCGTGGCGCTCTCTTGCCCACAAACGCGCGACCATGGATACCTTAGTGGCATTGGGCACGGCCGTCGCTTGGATGTATTCCATGACGGTGATCCTCATCCCCAACTGGTTCCCCCTTGCTTCACGGCACGTTTACTTTGAAGCCAGCGCGATGATTATCGGGCTGATCTCATTAGGGCACTATATAGAAACCAAAGCCAAAGCACGGACAACGCATTCATTACAAGCCCTGATAAAACTGCAACCTCATCAGGCGACCGTGATTCGCGATGGAAAAGAAGACACCATTTCTGCCGATCAGATTCAGCAAGGGATGAAACTGCGCATTAAGCCAGGAGAAAAATTTCCGGTTGATGGCGAAGTCGTGAGCGGTGATTCTTACGTGGACGAAGCCATGCTCACCGGAGAACCGATGCCGGTGCATAAAGGTCAATCCGATACCGTATCCGCCGGAACGCTTAACCAAGATGGTACATTAGTCATTGAAGCGACGAATATTGGCGCTCATACCCTGCTATCGCGCATTATCCGAATGGTACGTCAAGCTCAGAGCAGTAAACCGAAAATCGCAACGCTCGCCGATCAAATTTCGGCCGTGTTTGTCCCTGTCGTCATCGCCATTGCATTCCTCACAGCACTGGCTTGGTACGTGATGGGCCCAGAGCCAACATTGAGTTATATGCTGGTCGCGGCCACCAGCGTCCTCATTATCGCCTGCCCTTGTGCGCTCGGCCTTGCCACCCCATTGTCCATCACCGTTGGTGTGGGCAAAGCTGCTGAACTTGGCATGCTGATTAAAGACGCTGACGCCTTACAAACCGCCAGTCAGGTTTCCGCGGTGGTGTTTGATAAAACAGGCACACTCACTCAAGGTCAACCTTGCGTACAGGACGCCACCTTTGTGGCGGCAGAAAAGGATGTCATCGGCTTAGCCTATGGTCTGGAGCAACACTCAGAGCATCCACTTGCACAAGCCATTTGCCAGTATGCCATCAATCAGTCCGTGACACCGGCCGAAATCAGTGATTTTAACAGCCAGCGAGGCAAAGGGATCGCGGCCCGTTACCAAGGGACTACGGTCTCAGTGGGGTCTATCCGCTACATGCGCGATCTGGGCGTGGATTTGACCGACATTGAATCAACGTTAGAACACTATCAAAACAATGCATGGACGCCCGTTCTCATTGCTCGTGAGCAAGATATTCTAGGCTGCTTTGCTATTTCTGATCCACTGAAGGACGATGCTCACGCGACCGTGCAAGCGTTAAATGCCCGAGGAATTCATACGGTGATGTTGACAGGAGATAATCAAAACGTCGCCGAGGCGATGGCATCGAAACTGGGGGTACAACAAGTCATCGCTGGCGTACTGCCTGACGAAAAAGCCCAACACATTGAACGCTTACAACAACACTATGGCATTGTTGCTATGGTAGGCGATGGTATGAATGATGCGCCTGCACTGGCGCAAGCCGATGTCAGCATGGCCATGGCTTCGGGAAGTGATATCGCCATTGATACCGCATCAATCACATTGCTGCATTCATCACCGATGACCCTAGTTCACAGCATCGACTTATCAAAAGCGACGATGCAAAATATCAAACAAAACTTATTGGGTGCCTTTTTCTATAATACGCTCGGCATTCCAATCGCAGCAGGCGTCCTCTACCCTGCCTTCGGTTTCATGTTAAGCCCTGTCGTAGCAGGCACAGCCATGGCATTATCTTCAATCACTGTTGTGACCAATGCCAACCGCCTACGCTGGTTTACGCCTAAACAGTAA